A single Saccopteryx bilineata isolate mSacBil1 chromosome 11, mSacBil1_pri_phased_curated, whole genome shotgun sequence DNA region contains:
- the INO80C gene encoding INO80 complex subunit C isoform X3 has product MEAVSENKVVPSDFSTGPMEKTSKPLPFKDPNFVHSGHGGAIAGKKNRTWKNLKQILASERALPWQLNDPNYFSIDAPPSFKPAKKYSDVSGLLANYTDPQSKLRFSSIEEFSYIRRLPSDVVTGYLALRKATSIVP; this is encoded by the exons ATGGAAGCCGTAAGTGAGAATAAAGTGGTACCCTCTGATTTTAGCACAGGACCTATGGAAAAAACTTCTAAACCTTTGCCATTTAAGGATCCCAACTTTGTG CACTCTGGCCATGGTGGTGCCATCGCTGGCAAGAAGAATAGGACCTGGAAGAACCTGAAACAAATTCTCGCTTCTGAAAGGGCATTGCCGTGGCAACTGAACGATCCTAACT ACTTCAGTATTGATGCTCCTCCATCCTTCAAACCAGCTAAGAAGTATTCTGATGTTTCAGGTCTTCTT GCCAACTACACGGACCCGCAGAGCAAGCTGCGGTTCAGCTCCATCGAGGAGTTCTCCTACATCCGGAGGCTGCCGTCCGACGTCGTCACCGGCTACCTGGCCCTGAGAAAGGCCACGAGCATCGTTCCCTGA